The window GGAAGTCGGCGACCTGATGGCCCAATGGGAGGCCCTGCAGGAGCATGCCACCGCGTCCGAATCGTAAGTAGGACCCTTTCTCTCTGACGAAAGTGGTCGTACAATTACAATTCCGTAATTCCCCTGTTATCAGATCAGACCGGAATCTTTCTGGAATCAGTTACTTGGTGCACGGATACCCCCTTGAGGGCCGGGCACGCGCTTTGCCCTTTCCGGAGTGGGTTGAGGTCTGCTCCATGGAGCACGGTGTGATGACCAAATCGCGTCCTCGGGTGCCTCGCCGGCCAGCGCCGGCTCTGGGCGTTGTCCGCCCCGAGGCGGCCGATATGAGCACCGATGCGTTCTTCCGCCACATCGTGTCGGGGATGCGCAATGGTGTGCTGGCCATCACCCGCGACTGCCGAGTCGCGCTGATCAACCACGAGGCGTACCGAATCTTCGGCATCCCCGAGCCGCCCGACCCCGTGGGGCAGCTCGTCTCGACGCTGCTCAAGGACCATCCCGACGTCGTGCGCGTGCTGGTGGGCGCCTTCGATCTGCACCACCTGCCCAACCGCGTCGAGATGCGGCTGAAGCCCTCGGACAAGGTGATCGGCTACACGCTCGCGTTCGTGCGCGACGACGATGGGAAGGTGATTGGCGCGTCGATGTTCTTCAAGGACCTGACGCGCGTCGAGCAACTGGAAGAACGCGAGCGTCTTCGCGATCGGCTGGCCGCCGTCGGCGAGATGGCGGCGGTGATCGCGCACGAAGTGAAGAACCCGCTCGCGGGCATCGAGGTGATGGCCGGGTTGCTGCGGCGCAAGATGCCCGACGCGCCCGATGCGCAGGTGGTCCTCAGCGACATCATCAACGAAGCCAAGATGGCGAATGCGATCGTGCAGGAAGTGCTCGACTTCGTGCGGCCAATCCGGCTGCAGGTCGAACACACCGCCGTCGCCGAGGCCGTTCAAGGCGCCATTCAGCACGCCGATACCAAGGCCAGGCGCGGAACGATCGCCGTCAACGTGACGCTGGCCGACGCCCTTCCGCAGATCAAGGCCGATCAGCATCAGCTCACGCAGGTGTTCACCAATCTCCTGATGAACGCCTACGAGGCCATGGGCGGCAAGGGCCACGTGACGATCTCCGCCGAACGCGTGCGGCTCGAAGACGGCAGCGACGGACGCGATGCGGTGCTCGTGCAGTTCACCGATGATGGCCCCGGGATTCCACAGGATGTCGCGGAGAAGGTGTTCGACCCGTTCTTCACGACCAAGGCGCAGGGCTCCGGCCTTGGCCTGGCGATCGTGAGAAAGATCGTCGACGCCCACGATGGACGGATCGACATGCGGACCTCACCGGGTCAGGGCACGACGATTCGAGTGACGCTGCCGGTGACCGGCGGGAACGAGGAATAGAAGTTATGGGACGTATTCTGATCGCCGACGACCACGATTCCCTGCGCCGCGGGCTTGCGCAATCGGTGGCCGAAGCCGGCCACGATGTCGAAGAGGCGCCCAACGGCAACGCCGCGATCGAGAAGCTGCACGAAGGCTTCTTCGACGTCGTCGTCAGCGACCTGAAGATGGGCGGCAGCACCGGGCTCGAGGTCCTGAAGACCGCCAAGACGCTGCATCCCTCGTCGGCCATCATCTTGATGACCGCCTTCGGATCCGTGTCAACGGCGGTTGAAGCGATGAAGTCGGGCGCGTTCGACTACGTGCAGAAGCCGTTCGAGCTCGAGGAGATGGAAGTCAAGATCGAGAAGGCGCTCGAGATGCGCCGGATGCAGAACCAGATCGACTACCTCCGCCACGCCCAAGGCGACATCTACGACTTCGACCGCATCATCGGATCGAGTGGCGCGCTCGAGAAAGTGCTCGCGGTCGTTCGCAAGGTCGCGAAGAGCAACACCACGGTCCTCGTCCGCGGCGAGACCGGGACGGGCAAGGAGCTCATCGCCGGTGCGGTGCACCACAACTCGCATCGCGCGGCGCGCAACTTCGTCAAGGTGAACTGCGCGGCCCTGCAGGAGAACCTGCTCGAATCGGAGCTGTTCGGTCACGAGAAGGGCGCGTTCACCGGCGCCGTCAAGAGCAAACCCGGGCTGATGGAGATGGCCCAGCGGGGCACGCTCTTCCTCGACGAGATCGCCGAGCTGTCGCTGGCGCTCCAGTCCAAACTGCTGCGGGCGATCCAGGAGCGCCAGATCCGGCGCGTGGGCAGCACGGCGCAGATCGACGTGGACGTGCGCGTCGTCTCCGCCACCAACCGCAAACTGCGCGAGGCGGTGGTCAAGGGCGAGTTCCGGGAGGAGCTCTACTACCGCGTCAACGTGATCGCGATCGAGCTTCCGCCGCTGCGGGAGCGGGCGGGCGACCTCGAGCTGCTGGCCCACGCCTTCCTCAAACGATACGGCCAGGGGCGGGTGACCGAATTTGCCGACGACGCGCTGGCGGCCCTCGAGGCCTATCCGTGGCCGGGCAACGTGCGTGAGCTGCAGAACATCGTCGAGCGCGCCTGCGCGCTGGCCGAGGGGCCCACCGTGCGGCGCCAGGACCTCCCCGACTACCTGCTCCACGCCGAGCCACTCCGGGTCGGCGGGGCGGCACCGCCCCTCGGGCAGACCGCGCAGCTCGGCTCGGTCACCGGACTGCCGCTGCAGGAGGCGCGAGAGAGCTGGATGAGGACGCTCGAGAGCGCGTATCTC of the Candidatus Methylomirabilota bacterium genome contains:
- a CDS encoding ATP-binding protein, with product MTKSRPRVPRRPAPALGVVRPEAADMSTDAFFRHIVSGMRNGVLAITRDCRVALINHEAYRIFGIPEPPDPVGQLVSTLLKDHPDVVRVLVGAFDLHHLPNRVEMRLKPSDKVIGYTLAFVRDDDGKVIGASMFFKDLTRVEQLEERERLRDRLAAVGEMAAVIAHEVKNPLAGIEVMAGLLRRKMPDAPDAQVVLSDIINEAKMANAIVQEVLDFVRPIRLQVEHTAVAEAVQGAIQHADTKARRGTIAVNVTLADALPQIKADQHQLTQVFTNLLMNAYEAMGGKGHVTISAERVRLEDGSDGRDAVLVQFTDDGPGIPQDVAEKVFDPFFTTKAQGSGLGLAIVRKIVDAHDGRIDMRTSPGQGTTIRVTLPVTGGNEE
- a CDS encoding sigma-54 dependent transcriptional regulator, whose amino-acid sequence is MGRILIADDHDSLRRGLAQSVAEAGHDVEEAPNGNAAIEKLHEGFFDVVVSDLKMGGSTGLEVLKTAKTLHPSSAIILMTAFGSVSTAVEAMKSGAFDYVQKPFELEEMEVKIEKALEMRRMQNQIDYLRHAQGDIYDFDRIIGSSGALEKVLAVVRKVAKSNTTVLVRGETGTGKELIAGAVHHNSHRAARNFVKVNCAALQENLLESELFGHEKGAFTGAVKSKPGLMEMAQRGTLFLDEIAELSLALQSKLLRAIQERQIRRVGSTAQIDVDVRVVSATNRKLREAVVKGEFREELYYRVNVIAIELPPLRERAGDLELLAHAFLKRYGQGRVTEFADDALAALEAYPWPGNVRELQNIVERACALAEGPTVRRQDLPDYLLHAEPLRVGGAAPPLGQTAQLGSVTGLPLQEARESWMRTLESAYLRDLLERHGGNISAAAKAAGIDRKTFHRLVTKYQIR